From the genome of Fundulus heteroclitus isolate FHET01 chromosome 7, MU-UCD_Fhet_4.1, whole genome shotgun sequence, one region includes:
- the fbxl3a gene encoding F-box/LRR-repeat protein 3: protein MKRIKGGEEGSAGESPPEASKKVRTEPESEEPEAAGESPRCDWSRLPQELLLHIFQYLPLLDRAYASQVCRGWNEAFHMPELWRCFEFELNQPASSYLKATHPDLIKQIIKRHSNHLQYVSFKVDSSMESAEAACDILSQLVNCSLKTLGLISTARPSFMEVPKSHFISALTVVFVNSKSLSSLKIDDTPVDDPSLKVLVANNSDTLKLLKMSSCPHVSPAGILCVADQCHGLRELALNYHLLSDELLLALSSEKHVHLEHLRIDVVSENPGQHFHAIKKSSWDAMVRHSPKFNLVMYFFLYEDEFGPFFNDEIPVTHLYFGRSVSKEVLGRVGLHCPRLVELVVCANGLRPLDEELIRIAKHCTQLSAIGLGECEVSCSAFVEFVKMCGRRLSQLSIMEEVLIPDHRYSLDEIHWEVSKHLGRVWFPDMMPTW from the exons ATGAAGCGGAtcaaaggaggagaggagggaagCGCCGGCGAAAGCCCTCCGGAGGCGAGCAAAAAGGTCCGCACGGAGCCGGAGAGCGAGGAGCCGGAGGCCGCCGGCGAGTCTCCGCGCTGCGACTGGTCGCGCCTGCCTCAGGAGCTCCTGCTGCACATCTTCCAGTACCTCCCGCTGCTGGACCGGGCGTACGCCTCGCAGGTGTGCCGCGGCTGGAACGAGGCTTTCCACATGCCCGAGCTGTGGAGGTGCTTCGAGTTCGAGCTCAATCAGCCGGCGAGCTCGTACCTGAAGGCCACGCATCCAGACCTCATCAAGCAGATCATCAAGAGGCACTCCAACCACCTGCAGTACGTCAGCTtcaag GTGGACAGTAGCATGGAGTCTGCAGAGGCGGCTTGTGACATCCTGTCTCAGTTGGTGAATTGTTCCCTGAAGACCTTGGGGCTCATCTCTACAGCCAGGCCCAGCTTCATGGAGGTCCCAAAG TCTCACTTCATCTCGGCTCTCACCGTGGTCTTCGTCAACTCCAAGTCTCTGTCCTCGCTGAAGATCGACGACACGCCGGTGGACGACCCGTCCCTGAAGGTCCTGGTGGCCAACAACAGCGACACCTTGAAGCTGCTGAAGATGAGCAGCTGCCCCCATGTGTCCCCTGCAG GGATCCTGTGCGTGGCGGACCAGTGCCACGGGCTGCGGGAGCTGGCGCTGAACTACCACCTCCTCAGCGACGAGCTGCTGCTGGCCCTCTCCTCCGAGAAGCACGTGCACCTGGAGCACCTGCGCATCGACGTGGTGAGCGAGAACCCGGGCCAGCACTTCCACGCCATCAAGAAGAGCAGCTGGGACGCCATGGTGCGCCACTCGCCCAAGTTCAACCTGGTCATGTACTTTTTCCTCTACGAGGACGAGTTCGGCCCCTTCTTCAACGACGAGATCCCCGTCACGCACCTCTACTTCGGCCGCTCCGTCAGCAAGGAGGTGCTGGGCCGCGTCGGCCTGCACTGCCCGCGCCTGGTGGAGCTGGTGGTGTGCGCCAACGGCCTGCGGCCGCTCGACGAGGAGCTGATCCGCATCGCCAAGCACTGCACGCAGCTGTCGGCCATCGGGCTGGGGGAGTGCGAGGTGTCCTGCAGCGCCTTCGTGGAGTTCGTCAAAATGTGCGGCCGGAGGCTGTCCCAGCTCTCCATCATGGAGGAGGTGCTGATCCCGGACCACAGGTACTCCCTGGACGAGATTCACTGGGAGGTGTCCAAACACCTGGGCCGCGTCTGGTTCCCGGACATGATGCCCACCTGGTAG
- the cln5 gene encoding ceroid-lipofuscinosis neuronal protein 5 homolog, whose protein sequence is MSLREVLVCVKLLLLLHVVAELRSDEPQRWPVPYRRFDRRPPVDPYCEAFYPFCPTGDRDGRIPRMRDSDVVSVYRLQTPVWEFKYGDALGKFHIMHDAVGFSSLETGANYTMEWYELFQLGNCTFPHLRPDVFAPFWCNQGAACFFDGIDDLHWSQNGTLEKIGEVTGTQFNAMAQWVQEDNRTGIYYETWTARSDPGPNATVWFESYDCSQFVHRTYRKLAQLGAKLSSRSQTNYTKIYLYSGEPSYLGNDSAIFGQPALKNLALDIRRFYHPFRPHQSIFDLAFSLLEAYEEVVMDKSFYLYYNFEYWHLPMKPPYVQITYEEVPLP, encoded by the exons ATGTCTCTCAGGGAGgtgttggtgtgtgtgaagctgctccttctcctccacGTCGTCGCTGAGCTGCGGAGCGACGAGCCGCAGCGGTGGCCTGTCCCCTACAG GCGCTTTGACCGACGACCTCCTGTGGACCCCTACTGCGAAGCTTTCTACCCGTTCTGCCCCACCGGAGACCGCGACGGACGCATTCCCCGCATGAGGGACAGCGACGTGGTCTCTGTTTACAGGCTGCAGACGCCCGTGTGGGAGTTCAAGTACGGAGATGCGCTGGGGAAGTTC CACATCATGCACGACGCCGTGGGCTTCAGCAGCCTGGAGACCGGAGCCAACTACACCATGGAGTGGTACGAGCTCTTCCAGCTGGGCAACTGCACCTTCCCTCACCTGAGGCCGGACGTGTTCGCGCCCTTCTGGTGCAACCAGGGAGCCGCCTGCTTCTTCGACGGCATCGACGACCTGCACTGGTCGCAGAACGGCACCCTGGAGAAAATCGGAGAAGTCACAG GGACTCAGTTCAACGCCATGGCCCAGTGGGTGCAGGAGGACAACCGGACCGGCATCTACTACGAGACCTGGACCGCTCGCTCTGACCCCGGCCCAAACGCCACGGTGTGGTTCGAGTCGTACGACTGCTCCCAGTTCGTCCACCGCACGTACAGGAAGCTGGCCCAGCTGGGAGCCAAGCTGTCCAGCCGCTCGCAGACCAACTACACCAAGATCTACCTGTACAGCGGAGAGCCCAGCTACCTGGGCAACGACAGCGCCATCTTCGGCCAGCCCGCGCTGAAAAACCTCGCCCTGGACATCCGGCGCTTTTACCACCCGTTCAGGCCGCACCAGTCGATCTTCGACCTCGCCTTCAGCCTGCTGGAAGCCTACGAGGAGGTTGTGATGGACAAGAGCTTCTACCTCTACTACAACTTCGAGTACTGGCACCTGCCCATGAAACCTCCATATGTGCAGATCACGTACGAAGAGGTGCCTTTGCCCTAA